The sequence below is a genomic window from Theobroma cacao cultivar B97-61/B2 chromosome 6, Criollo_cocoa_genome_V2, whole genome shotgun sequence.
CCAGGTGGGCTGGTGCATTACACGCTCATTGAAAGCAGCGCGTTAGCCCACTTTCCTTTGAAAAAACAGTTCATAGTAGGAAGCATTTGTTTATGTGTTTTTTTACAGTTTCGTGACAGTCTTGGCGTCTTCTATTCTCACCATTCATCTTGGTTGGAAGTGAGGTGAAGTTGAAGAGATGAAATGAAGACAAAATGAAGTCCAAATTCACATGAAATGAAATGTCTTCCACTGTCTCATGCTCATTCTCTAAATGCTATATATACGTAGTCTCCCCCTCCAGGCCTCCTTATGTTTGAGTCTCTTCGCTAATGGACTCGAATTGATATTCACctccattctttttttttttagcttgaTTCTCCTTagaatagaattttttttcattttcatttttggggtttttttttattttctttttagggGTGTTGAATATTTGGATTGTTTCATGGCGAAAGGCCGGCGGTTGACCACCAGCAGAAGCGAACGGTTTCTTGGGAGTTACAGTTACGGGCATAGCCTAGGGGACGCCGTCACGGACGAACCGGAACTCGGGGAGGAAGATGTCTGGTCGATGGTTGACAACGTCGCGGAGCGAGACGACCAGAATGTCAATAATTCTCAGAGCGAGTGGAGTCCACGCGCTGAGGCGGAGAGTAATGGGAACGGGAACTTGGACGTGAGGGGGGGACGTCGACGAGTGGCCCGGGGTGACCGCCACGTGGGCGGGCTGTCCTTGGCTTTCGAGGATTCTTCTTCCACGAAGCCTAGGATCGTGCACCAGTTCCGTGGCCACGATGGCATGGCGGCCGCAGCTTCTCCACGTGGACACCATATGGCCACGTCAGCACCGGTGAACGTGCCTGACTGGAGTAAGATTTACAGGGTCGATTCGGTGGAGTCGATACACGACTCGGATGACGGGCTTGATGACGGTGACTCGGAGATGGTTCCCCCGCACGAGTACTTGGCGCGCGAGTACGCTCGGAGTAAGAAAATGGGCGGGGCTTCGGTTTTTGAAGGCGTGGGTCGGACCCTCAAGGGCCGGGACTTAAGGCGGGTCAGGGATGCGGTTTGGAGCCAAACAGGGTTCGATGGTTAACCAATTTGTTAGCCAGCCGACCAAAagacccaaaaaaaaaaagtaaatgatTGATTAAAAAATTGCTACTACAATATTCTTTTTGACTTGAGCAATGATTCGGTTGAGTCGACTCAGATGAGTCAACTTAGTGGCGAGTGAGCTCAAGCAGGATTTTgatttgagagagaaagggagagagaggACAGTCCTAAATTCTGTTCTTGGACTAAACAATTTGGAAGTTGAAGTGTGTTTCCAATTTCTCTTTAGTGGTAATTCTGGTACAAATttcagaaaaggaaaaaaaagaaaatattccattttcatgGGCCATCCCCATCCTGATGTTACAATAAACTCCAAAATGAACTAGAAGTGTGAGCCTTTGTTTccaaagtatatatatatttttgggtTATTTCCGAATTATGCCAATTTGCAAACATACTAATAAATGAAAACTTTAACcatttataatttcatatcTACGAAAAAATTCCACGCAagtgaataaaaatttaatatcgAAATCatctttttatcatttctaTAACTTTCAATTCCGAACTTGTActaaaaatcaacaaattacaaaaatttaaatattaattcgAACATTTAATTCAGTGATAATTCAAGAGATGCAAGTGTGACATCTTGTCATAAGTAATCCAAAACATTGTGTTACCAAGTAGTTAAGGCGAAATAAAGGGTGCATGTAAGAGGGAGAGACGAAACCAAATTTGCTTTTGATGGAAGGTGATGGATGGAGAAACCATGAGGTCGGGATTACCACAATATGATATTCAATATCATACATCTGATGTAAATGTGATTGTTAaaaactatataataatttaagtCTACCACTACTAATAACTTgagtttaagtttttaaaaattatgtgatttaaattaaaaaaattattagaccACTGATTGAACTTTGATACTTACACACAAGTATACGAGATGGGCGAGAGAGGTGTTTCGTTGGCTTAATTTTGTAGCCAAAGAAGAAACAATTGTCAAAGGTGGACTCAAGAGGGGGGTTCATGGCTTTTGTTCGCCTTTTGGCAAGACAATGACAACCGGTCGCCATTATTTCCAAAAGCATCAGAGCAGAGGGTGTTTCTGTTTTTGCTTGAGAACCATTCGTTCTAATTCCTCTGTGGATATTTTCAGGGACCCATGTTTGAATTTGATCGACGATCATGGGTTTATTGGGTTTTTTAAAGTTcaatttgttttcttcccTCAGATTCCCATTCTGTGATCCATTGCAACTGACATGACTTCTTCCctccaagaaagaaaaaaaaaaaagctctgAAAGATGAACCAAAatcttctctttttcactGTCGTCTCAGGATTCTGGTTTCTTTCTTCCACTGTGATGCTGTTTGATTGGTTATGAAGAACTCGGATGGAGTTTTCGGCAATCAATGTTTGGAAATAAAGCCTTAGTTTTAGCAAACTGAAAAGGAAATCCCATCCGGAATTCACACAAGAATCTGGGCTTCTGGGTTGGCCTCTTCCCACTTTAGGCTTTTGTGATTTTGTGGATCCATAGGAATAGTTGTTGGGCTTACAATAGCctcaattttcataaaaaaataattgaaatcaatcgaattataataaaaattaaaaaaatccaaaataacTTATTTTGATCGGTTTAGTCAAATTGAggatattttttaagtttatttttaaattattatgaaatatattacCAATAGCCTTAGATACtgaaaattgattgaaataatcaaatagattatttttcttaattaattgatttagaaaaaaattgaattaattaaattcaattgatTTCGATCTACTATTCAAATTAGGCCTTAAGGATGTAAATGAGTGGATATTATACAAGTATTTATAAGTGCTCAACCTAATAATATATCATTCAAATACACTATATTCAATTACAGATCAAGTTTAGTGCTCGTTTCAAGTTTCGGTAAATTTTAAGATTATATTATTTGAACTCAATTATATTAATTCCTATATATTATCAGATAATCTATATTCAATTATAAGACAGAATTAGGTAAAGTTTTTAATATCCATCTTAAGTTCagataaattttgaatataaatacctattatctaaatttgattataataaTCTTTAGATATTATCAAATACTCAATATCCTAAATCCgattatacatatatactaGGGTCATCCCCTACTGGACCCTGCATGTTGGCCCTTTTTAGTTTGGTCCTCAACTTTGAAGTCCATGGATCCATATGTCAGCCAAATGATTCAAGCAATGGGTCATTAAAACTACCAACACATTAAAGGAAAAGGCAAAAGTCCACTCTCCTAGGCTTTGTGGTGGAACCACTGCCCAAAACTCGACCCTGCAAAGACTACAAAAGCCCACCCAAGCCTGCTCACTTTGGCAAATCCCTTATTACCAGCAGTAGTTGCACTGCCAATGCCGTAATCAAAGGAAAAACATGTCCTGTTTTGGGATCCCTGAAATGACGGGGAGTTTACAGCGCATGTTTTTTGGTTTTCGAAGAACAATCTCAGCCGTAGGCGGCGGGCCTCCGGCAATAGTTTAGCATTGAAAAACATTGATTAAGATAAAAGGACGGTTAGACTTCATTCCACTCGTGACCCCATGTGCTCTGTTGGCTGCTTAGTGCTCTCGATTAGAGTATTTCTTTTGTTGCTAAGCTTATAGTCACACTCACTTGACACGCACTGCACGTGATGAAATTGATGTATATATGTTGTATCCACAGCCATCCTTTTCACCATGACGTAATTTGGATAGGAAGGATTGTGATGTATCACAAAATTCAATGAGTGACctcaaaaattcattttaattatgtcATTATTGTTCTTTAATTTCATCAATTATTCATCGTACACGCTTGGAAATAATATGTTAGGTGTCATTTGAattcaaaaagtaaaaaaaaaaaggagattttttgttttagttttttcattcaaatactaatgtaattaattaaataggtgttgaattttggttttaattGTAATTGGCATCGTTAATTcgcattttcctttttggttttccattttttgtggtattttattaattaattaacagctTTCTTTTACGTCTTAACCCCAAAAAACAGGAAAAGAACTCAACTTTAATCTGGGTTTGGGTTGAAAAATCTCATCTTTTTGAGCAAAGCTTTAACCTTTTTCGCTATCTCGTATCTCTTCCTCAAGAAACCCAATTCCCTAGTTGAATTCTTTCTTTGCAACTCCCAAGTAGCCAGATGGGTTGTTGTGGCAGCAAGCATAAACTGTCAGAACCTGACTACAAAGACTATAGATCAGGTATGCCTCCTTCAAGACCAGTCCAACCAGCTTCTCAACCGCAACCGGTTCAAACCCAGAAAATGTCAGTGCCTCAAATTCAAGCTCCGCAAATGAGGCAGCCCCAACCAATCCCTGCGCCATTGAAACCTTCACCAGCAAGCAGCAGGCCAGTTCAAGGGCAAGAAACGATATTAGGAAAGCCTTTGGAAGACATTAAGCAATACTACACGCTTGGAAAGGAACTTGGTAGAGGCCAGTTTGGCATAACTTACTTGTGCACTGAGAATTCCACTGGCAACACTTATGCTTGCAAATCAATATTGAAGAGAAAGCtgaaaaataaacaagacAGAGAGGATATAAAGAAGGAGGTTCAGATTATGCAGCACTTGTCTGGTCAGCCAAATATTGTGGAATTCAGGGGTGCTTATGAGGATAGACAATCTGTTCATCTTGTAATGGAGCTTTGTGCTGGTGGAGAGCTTTTTGATAGGATTACAGCTCAAGGCCATTACTCCGAGAGAGCTGCAGCAGCTATTTGTAGGTCAGTGGTGAATGTGGTTCATATTTGTCATTTCATGGGGGTGATGCATCGTGACCTCAAGCCAGAGAATTTCCTGCTGTCTAGCAAGGATGAGGGAGCTATGTTGAAGGCAACTGATTTTGGGTTGTCGGTCTTTATTGAAGAAGGTTAAATTTCCAATCTTCCCGCTGTTTAATGGTTTTAATGAATTGagctctttatttattttcgaatgtcttttaaaatttttggagtgAGGCATGTATCTGATTagaattttgataatttgcaATATCTACTGCCATatgtcttttctttcttcatacTGTGTATGGTTTACTACAGGAATTTTACTGTTTTGTTGCTTAAATTTGTGGTATTTGTTACATTCAATTTTCAGATGCATAGTAAGAAAGTAATTGACACAATTGAAAGGTGGCAGAGTTATAAAGATGCCATTATGATGGGATTATGTTTCTCTGCTATGCCTTCTGATACTATTCTATTTTGTGATtgattgaaataaatatttgcTACTAATGTACTAAACTTTATGGAAAACATCTCAGGGAAGGTATATCGCGATATTGTAGGTAGTGCCTACTATGTTGCTCCTGAAGTTCTACGACGTAGTTATGGAAAGGAAATTGACATCTGGAGTGCTGGAATTATTTTGTATATTCTGCTCAGTGGTGTCCCTCCATTTTGGGCTGGTAATAGAGAAAATATCAAGCTTTTGCTAGTTTTACGTGTTTTAGCATGTCGTTAAGACTCTGCTGTGTGTCGTATTCaattaactaaaatatatatttttctcaaattgtATTGCAGAAACTGAGAAAGGAATATTTGATGCCATTACTGAAGGGGAACTAGAGTTTGAAAGTCAACCATGGCCTTCAATTTCTGAAAGTGCCAAAGATCTAATAAGAAAAATGCTGACAATGGACCCCAAAAAGCGGCTTACCTCTGCACAAGTTCTTGGTCTGTA
It includes:
- the LOC18597144 gene encoding uncharacterized protein LOC18597144: MAKGRRLTTSRSERFLGSYSYGHSLGDAVTDEPELGEEDVWSMVDNVAERDDQNVNNSQSEWSPRAEAESNGNGNLDVRGGRRRVARGDRHVGGLSLAFEDSSSTKPRIVHQFRGHDGMAAAASPRGHHMATSAPVNVPDWSKIYRVDSVESIHDSDDGLDDGDSEMVPPHEYLAREYARSKKMGGASVFEGVGRTLKGRDLRRVRDAVWSQTGFDG
- the LOC18597145 gene encoding LOW QUALITY PROTEIN: calcium-dependent protein kinase 21 (The sequence of the model RefSeq protein was modified relative to this genomic sequence to represent the inferred CDS: inserted 1 base in 1 codon), which produces MGCCGSKHKLSEPDYKDYRSGMPPSRPVQPASQPQPVQTQKMSVPQIQAPQMRQPQPIPAPLKPSPASSRPVQGQETILGKPLEDIKQYYTLGKELGRGQFGITYLCTENSTGNTYACKSILKRKLKNKQDREDIKKEVQIMQHLSGQPNIVEFRGAYEDRQSVHLVMELCAGGELFDRITAQGHYSERAAAAICRSVVNVVHICHFMGVMHRDLKPENFLLSSKDEGAMLKATDFGLSVFIEEGKVYRDIVGSAYYVAPEVLRRSYGKEIDIWSAGIILYILLSGVPPFWAETEKGIFDAITEGELEFESQPWPSISESAKDLIRKMLTMDPKKRLTSAQVLEHPWMREGGEASDKPIDSAVLSRLKQFRAMNKLKKLALKVIAENLSEEEIKGLKAMFTNMDTDKSGTITYEELKAGLARLGSKLSEAEVKQLMQAADVDGNGTIDYIEFISATMHRYRLERDEHLYKAFQYFDKDNSGYITKDELETAMKEYGMGDEASIREVISEVDTDNDGKINYEEFCTMMRSGTQQTXKAFLDVIDGSITK